GGAGCTTCTCGTCCTCACGACGTCCTGGATGCCTGCAGATCGATGTTCGACTTCGAACGAGCGCAGGCCTGAAGTCCGCTGAGCGTGCGGACGGAAACGCTACCCAATGGGCACGAGTGGTGGCGGATCGCGAACCCTCTGTGGGATGACCCGCTCGATCCCAGCTATGCGCAGCGGCGCGGGGGGCGCTGGAACCCACCGGCGAGCTTCCCGACGCTCTACTTCAACGAAGACGTCGTGACGGCTCGCCTCAATCTGCGAACGTTCATCTCCGGGTGGCCGTACGGACCCGAAGATCTCCGCGACGAGACCGGACCTTTCCTCGTCGGGGCAACCTTGCCCAGAAACCAGCGAGTTGCTGACGTACATTCACGCCGGGGCGTTGCTGCCGTGAACCTTCCCGCCTCCTACCCGCTAGATCGGCGGGGCGAGCCCGTGCCTCATTCCAAATGCCAACCCATCGGTCAGCAGGCGAAGGATCGCGGACTTCGCGGCGTTCGTTGCCGCTCAGCGCGTGTGCGGGATGGCGCCGGCCGCGAGCTGGCATGGTTTCCAGCGACGGCGCGCAGTCGTGCACGCCAAAGGACCGCGCTTCGTTTCGAACGATGGTTCTGGGGATAGCCGGCTGCATCAGCCGTATCGACCCTAACCTAACCCATTCGCCTCGACGGTCGTCCAAACCGGTGTGAGCCACCCGCGCTTGGCACTTCGCCTGCTGGCGAAGAGCCCGGGCTTCGCCGCCACGTCGATTCTCGTGCTCGCCGTCGGAATCGGGGCCAATACCGCGATCTTCAGCCTGGTCGAAGCGGTGATTCTGAGACCTCTTCCCTATCCCGATCCGGATCGGCTCTTCGTGGTTGAAAACGTCAAAGACGGCGAGCCCCTGGGGGCGCATTCCAGCTCCTGGCCGGATTTCGAGGATTGGCGCGACGAATGCGAGAGCCTTGCGCGGGTGGCGCTCTTTACTTACTGGACCTTCAACTTGACGAACCGAGACGTTCCCGTGCGCATCACCGGGGGGCGAGTCACGGGGGATTTCTTCCCGACGCTCGGGATGCCTCCGTTGCTCGGCCGGTATCTCACCCGGGAGGACGACGTGCCCGGCGCTCCCGAAGCCGCCGTGCTGAGCTACGCCATCTGGCATCGTCTGTTCGGCGCGAACGAGAGCGTCGTCGGAAGCGTCGTGACGTTGAACGGGCGTCCCCACACCGTCGTCGGGGTCATGCCTCCGGAGTTCCGATTCCCCGGCGAAGACGTCGAGATCTGGGGCGCCGTGGGAGACAACATGAGCGGCATGCAGCGGCACAACCGCTTCATGCTCGTCGTCGCGAGGCTGGAAGAGGGCGTCCCCCCGTAACGGGCCCAGAGAGAGCTCGACACCATAACGAGACGGCTTTCGAGCGAGTATCCCGAATCCAACGAGGGGTACGGGGCGTCTCTCGTTTCCGCACACGAGATGCTGGTGGGAAACGCCAAGCCGGCACTGGTCTTGCTCCTGATCACTGTCGGTTTCGTGCTCCTCATCGCCTGCACCAATGTGAGCAACCTGGTGCTCGCTCGAGCCACCGGTCGCAGGCGCGAGGCCGCCACTCGGGTCGCTCTTGGGGCCGGATGGATGCGCCTCGCCGGGCTCTATCTGGCGGAGAGCTTGCTCATCGCCGGGGCGGGCGGCGTCCTTGGCATCGCCCTCGCACACGCGAGCTTGCGAGTCCTGCTCGACCTCTACCCTGGCGGGACGCCGAGGTTGGACCAGGTCGGAGTCGATTCCACGGTGCTCCTGTACACCCTCGGGCTCTCGGCCGCGACGGGATTCCTCCTCGGCGTCATTCCCGCTTTCGCCGCCGGCCGCAGCAATCTTCAGACGGCGCTCAAAGCCGGTGGACGCATGGTGGGAGAGGGCTCGGGTGGAAGCCGTCTTCGCGACGCGCTGGTCGCGCTGGAAGTGGCGATGGCGTTCGTCCTCCTCGTCGGGGGCGGTTTGCTTTTGCGGAGCTTTGCCAAGCTGACGGCCGTGGACCCGGGCTTCCATGCGGACCGGATCTTGACTCTGAGCGTGTTCCTGACGCCTCCGAAATATCCCACGCTTGCCGATCGCTTCCACTACGTCGATCGGGCCAAAGAAGCCATCGCCGCTTTGCCGGGTGTCGGATCCGTCGCCGCCGTCACCGACCCGCCCCTCGGTGAGGGCTGGCTCACGATGTCGGTCTTCGAAGAGGGCCGTCCTCTCTCCGTCGCCGCTTCGCCGAATGTGACGTTTCGCGGGGTGAGCGAGGATTATTTCCGGTTGCTGGGCATCCCCCTTCGGGCAGGCCGTTTCTTCGATTCGACCGACGACGAGGACGGGCAGAAAGTCGTGGTGGTCAACGAGACGTTCGTGCGACGCGTCCTCTCCGGAGGAAACGTGCTGGGACGGCGCATTCTCTGGGCTGACGAGGAGCGCGACCAGACCCCGATGAGGATCGTTGGCGTCGTGGCCGACGTCCACCATCGCCGTATCGATCGAGAGGAGGGCCCGGTCGTCTACGCCCCGATCAAACAGATCACTTTCTACTGGATGCGCTGGTTCACCTTCGCTCTCGAAGCTCGCGATCCCGAGAGCTCTGGCGGAATGGCCCGGGACGCGCTCCTCGGGGTGGACCCCGATCAGCCCGTTTTTCAGATCCGCACGCTCGCGACCGCGATCGCGTCTTCGCTGGCGGAGCGGAGGTTTCAATTGTTTCTCGTGCAGCTCTTCGCCGTCGCGGCGCTGGTGCTCGCAGCGCTCGGTGTCTACGGCGTGATCTCTCATACGGTGACGCATCGCACCCACGAGATCGGTCTTCGTCTCTCGCTCGGCGCCCGGCGCCGCGACATCCTGGGCCTTTTCGTTCTGCGGGGGATGCGATGGACGCTCGTGGGCCTCGTTGCGGGGCTGGCCGCGGCCTTCGTCGTCACTCGGTACATGACCGCCATGCTCTTCGGCATCACGTCCCTCGACCCCTACACTTTCGCTGCGGTCGGGATCCTCCTCGCGGGGGTCGCGCTTAGCGCGAGTTATCTGCCCGCGCGCCGCGCCGCCGGCCTCGACCCGGTTCGGGCGCTGCGCTACGAGTAGCTCTACCGGAGAACTCGCTTCCGCGGGGTGCTATGGTCTACCCTTCGCTCTCCGCGATGTGTGGAATCTGTGGTGTGTTCGACCCCCGGGCCGAGGTGCGGCCCGAGACTGCCGTCCTCGATGCCATGTCTCGCTCCATCGCTCACCGGGGACCGGACGACGAGGGCTCGTTCCTCGACGTCGGGATCGGCCTGAGCGCCCGGCGCCTGTCGATCATCGACCTCGAGGGCGGCCATCAACCCATACACAACGAGGACCGGTCGATCTGGATCGTCTTCAACGGGGAGATCTACAACTATCGAAAATTGAGAGAGCTCCTGTCGAAGCTGGGGCATCGTTTCGCCACCGAGACCGACACCGAGACCGTCGTTCATGCTTACGAGGAGTTCGGCCTCGAGTGCGTGCGCTACCTGAACGGCATGTTCGCCTTCGCCCTCTGGGACGCGCGCGAGCGCCGCGTGGTTCTCGCCCGGGACCGATTCGGGATCAAGCCCCTCTACTATACGGTGGTGGCCGGCGAGCTCGTCTTCGCTTCGGAGCTGAAGGCGATCCTGCGCCACCCCAGAGTCGACCGACAGATCGACGTGATCGCGCTGAACGAGTACCTGTCGTTCGAGTACGTGCCCACGCCCCGCACCATTTTCCGCGGAATCAAGAGGCTGCCTCCCGGCCATACGCTCGTGTTCTCGGGGAAAGGTCAGCGCGTCGAGCGGTATTGGGATCTGAGTCTCGCCAAGAGCGAGCGCCGACCTCCGGTGAGCTGGCGCGAGTACCAGCAGCGGCTCCGACACGAGCTCGAGCAGGCGGTGCACAAGGAGATGGTGAGCGACGTGCCGGTCGGGGTGCTGCTGAGTGGCGGCATCGACTCCAGCGCCGTCCTGGCGATGATGAGAGCCGCTTCTCCCCGGACCATCCGAAGCTTCTCGATCGCCTTCGAGGAGAAATCGTTCGACGAGTCCCGCTATGCGAGGCTCGTGGCCGAGAAGCTCGGTTCCGAGCACCACGAGCTCACGGTTACCTCTGCGATGATGGCGGATCTCGTTCCACGCCTCATGGACGTCCTGGACGAGCCCTTCGCCGATTCATCGATCGTGCCGACCTATTTCCTGACGCGATTCGCTCGCGAGCAGGTAAAAGTCGTACTCGGCGGGGACGGTGGAGACGAGATGTTTGCCGGCTACCCCACGCTCCAGGCTCATCGATTGATCGAGTATTACGAACGCTTTGTGCCGTTTTTCCTCCGCGCGAACCTGGTGCCGAAGATCATCGACCGGCTGCCCGTTTCCAAGGACAACATCAGCTTCGACTTCAAGGCGAGGCGCTTCATCTCGGGCCGAGGTGTACCCGTCGCCAGCCGGCATCACCGCTGGCTCGGGGCTTTCGTACCTCAGGAGAAGCGAGAGCTCTTCGTGCCCGAGCTCGTTCAGGATGACTTCGACACCTACGAGGTCGCCTACGAGCACCAGCGGGCCTGCGACGCGAACGAGACGTTGAATCAGCTGCTCTACCTGGATCAGAAGCTCTACCTCGAGGGCGACATCCTCGCCAAGGTAGACCGCGCGAGCATGGCGAACTCGCTCGAAGTCCGGGTGCCGCTTCTCAATCCCGGCCTCGCCGAGTACCTGGCGGAAGTTCCGCACGAGCTGAAGCTCCGAGGCATGAGATCGAAATTCCTGCTCAAGAAATCGATGGAAGGCGTTCTTCCCCGCGAAATCATCAACCGGAAGAAGAAGGGCTTCAACGTACCGGTCGCTTACTGGATCAACTCTTCACTGAAGGAGCTCGTTCGCGATCAACTCGCCGGGGACAAGCTCGCGCGCGAGGGGTTCTTCCAGCCGTCCTACGTCGAACGGTTGCTTCGAGAGCATGCCGAGGGAGTCCGCGACCACCGAAAGCTAATCTGGACGCTCCTGGTCTTCGAGCTGTGGCGGGACCGGTACCTCAACTGAGTGAAACGTTTCCCCTCTTGGTGACGATCAACACGACCTGATGACGGCCGTAGGCGAGGTACTTGTACTCGATTCCTTCGCGGCGAACGAGCTCCTCGAAGGCCTTGAACTCGTGGTTTCGCCATCCGAGGAAATTGAAGAAGTCGTCGAAAACCAATACGGTCCCTTCCCGTACGCGCTCCGAGATGGTCTCGAGCACGACCGCCGCCGAGGAGTAAACGTCGCAATCGATGTGCGCGAAGGCCAGGTCTTCCCCCGTCTGTTGAATGAACCGAGGCACGGTGTCCACGAACCAGCCCTTGTGGAGAGTGACATTCTGCGGGACCTCCGGTAGCTTGCCACCGGTCGAATAAGCCCCCTTGGGGTCCTTGTTGCCCGTCCAGTCCTCGGGCAGGCCCTCGAAACTATCGAACCCATGAACCGGTCGCCCTGTTCGTTCGGCGATGAGCCGGATGGACTTGCCGCTGAAGACACCGAACTCCAGGATCATTCCCGGAATCTTGATTTGGTCGATCGCGTATCG
This portion of the Vicinamibacteria bacterium genome encodes:
- a CDS encoding class I SAM-dependent methyltransferase, with amino-acid sequence MGSLKRAINKVVDSLIGRLADRIARKAVDYYFHREMHPATLLMREAQTDAAQFVKENMPDALYFLDRELLLRYAIDQIKIPGMILEFGVFSGKSIRLIAERTGRPVHGFDSFEGLPEDWTGNKDPKGAYSTGGKLPEVPQNVTLHKGWFVDTVPRFIQQTGEDLAFAHIDCDVYSSAAVVLETISERVREGTVLVFDDFFNFLGWRNHEFKAFEELVRREGIEYKYLAYGRHQVVLIVTKRGNVSLS
- a CDS encoding RES family NAD+ phosphorylase, translating into MRTETLPNGHEWWRIANPLWDDPLDPSYAQRRGGRWNPPASFPTLYFNEDVVTARLNLRTFISGWPYGPEDLRDETGPFLVGATLPRNQRVADVHSRRGVAAVNLPASYPLDRRGEPVPHSKCQPIGQQAKDRGLRGVRCRSARVRDGAGRELAWFPATARSRARQRTALRFERWFWG
- a CDS encoding ABC transporter permease, whose product is MALRLLAKSPGFAATSILVLAVGIGANTAIFSLVEAVILRPLPYPDPDRLFVVENVKDGEPLGAHSSSWPDFEDWRDECESLARVALFTYWTFNLTNRDVPVRITGGRVTGDFFPTLGMPPLLGRYLTREDDVPGAPEAAVLSYAIWHRLFGANESVVGSVVTLNGRPHTVVGVMPPEFRFPGEDVEIWGAVGDNMSGMQRHNRFMLVVARLEEGVPP
- the asnB gene encoding asparagine synthase (glutamine-hydrolyzing), whose translation is MVYPSLSAMCGICGVFDPRAEVRPETAVLDAMSRSIAHRGPDDEGSFLDVGIGLSARRLSIIDLEGGHQPIHNEDRSIWIVFNGEIYNYRKLRELLSKLGHRFATETDTETVVHAYEEFGLECVRYLNGMFAFALWDARERRVVLARDRFGIKPLYYTVVAGELVFASELKAILRHPRVDRQIDVIALNEYLSFEYVPTPRTIFRGIKRLPPGHTLVFSGKGQRVERYWDLSLAKSERRPPVSWREYQQRLRHELEQAVHKEMVSDVPVGVLLSGGIDSSAVLAMMRAASPRTIRSFSIAFEEKSFDESRYARLVAEKLGSEHHELTVTSAMMADLVPRLMDVLDEPFADSSIVPTYFLTRFAREQVKVVLGGDGGDEMFAGYPTLQAHRLIEYYERFVPFFLRANLVPKIIDRLPVSKDNISFDFKARRFISGRGVPVASRHHRWLGAFVPQEKRELFVPELVQDDFDTYEVAYEHQRACDANETLNQLLYLDQKLYLEGDILAKVDRASMANSLEVRVPLLNPGLAEYLAEVPHELKLRGMRSKFLLKKSMEGVLPREIINRKKKGFNVPVAYWINSSLKELVRDQLAGDKLAREGFFQPSYVERLLREHAEGVRDHRKLIWTLLVFELWRDRYLN
- a CDS encoding FtsX-like permease family protein, encoding MGNAKPALVLLLITVGFVLLIACTNVSNLVLARATGRRREAATRVALGAGWMRLAGLYLAESLLIAGAGGVLGIALAHASLRVLLDLYPGGTPRLDQVGVDSTVLLYTLGLSAATGFLLGVIPAFAAGRSNLQTALKAGGRMVGEGSGGSRLRDALVALEVAMAFVLLVGGGLLLRSFAKLTAVDPGFHADRILTLSVFLTPPKYPTLADRFHYVDRAKEAIAALPGVGSVAAVTDPPLGEGWLTMSVFEEGRPLSVAASPNVTFRGVSEDYFRLLGIPLRAGRFFDSTDDEDGQKVVVVNETFVRRVLSGGNVLGRRILWADEERDQTPMRIVGVVADVHHRRIDREEGPVVYAPIKQITFYWMRWFTFALEARDPESSGGMARDALLGVDPDQPVFQIRTLATAIASSLAERRFQLFLVQLFAVAALVLAALGVYGVISHTVTHRTHEIGLRLSLGARRRDILGLFVLRGMRWTLVGLVAGLAAAFVVTRYMTAMLFGITSLDPYTFAAVGILLAGVALSASYLPARRAAGLDPVRALRYE